From the Petrotoga miotherma DSM 10691 genome, one window contains:
- a CDS encoding D-2-hydroxyacid dehydrogenase, giving the protein MKIHINDPLDENALKKLQKELPNVEITSEHFEKDVLKDKIKEIDVLIVRSATKVTREILEHADKLKIIGRAGMGLDNIDVDTAKSKGITVLNTPGQNSLSVAELVIGMVLDIYRHITIGTIGLKNEQWEKKQLKGLELSEKTFGIIGFGYVGKNLAKLLKGFQTNTLVFDVVNISTDELKHYNVRQVSLEELLQNSDVISLHIPKNEKTYHFISEPQIQMMKDGAVIINAARGGVLDENAVLKYLKNGKLLGVGLDVFEEEPPKGDLYKELFALPNVVATPHIGASTKEAQERVGINIVDRVVEEIRKLN; this is encoded by the coding sequence ATGAAAATTCATATAAATGACCCTTTAGATGAGAATGCTTTAAAAAAATTACAAAAAGAATTACCTAATGTAGAAATCACATCGGAACATTTTGAAAAAGATGTTCTTAAAGATAAGATTAAAGAAATTGACGTATTGATTGTAAGAAGTGCAACTAAGGTGACGAGAGAAATATTAGAACATGCAGATAAGTTAAAGATCATAGGTAGAGCGGGTATGGGATTAGATAATATAGATGTTGACACGGCTAAATCGAAAGGTATAACGGTCTTAAATACGCCGGGCCAAAATTCTTTATCCGTTGCAGAACTGGTTATAGGAATGGTTTTAGATATTTATCGACATATTACAATAGGAACGATCGGTCTAAAAAATGAACAATGGGAGAAAAAACAACTAAAAGGATTGGAGTTGTCCGAAAAGACCTTCGGTATAATCGGCTTTGGCTATGTAGGAAAAAATTTGGCAAAATTACTAAAAGGTTTCCAAACCAATACTCTGGTGTTTGATGTTGTTAATATAAGTACTGATGAGCTAAAGCATTATAACGTTAGACAGGTATCTTTAGAAGAATTACTCCAAAATTCTGATGTTATTTCTTTACATATTCCAAAAAACGAAAAAACTTATCATTTTATAAGTGAACCCCAAATCCAAATGATGAAAGATGGTGCAGTAATAATTAATGCTGCAAGAGGAGGTGTCCTCGACGAGAATGCTGTGCTGAAATATCTGAAAAATGGTAAGCTCCTTGGAGTAGGATTGGACGTTTTCGAAGAAGAACCTCCAAAGGGTGATCTCTACAAGGAACTTTTTGCTTTACCAAACGTTGTAGCCACACCCCATATAGGTGCTTCCACAAAAGAAGCCCAAGAACGAGTTGGAATAAATATAGTAGACAGAGTGGTAGAAGAAATTAGGAAACTGAACTAA
- the minD gene encoding septum site-determining protein MinD yields MENAKVFVITSGKGGVGKTTIVANLGATLAKKGYNVCLIDADIGLKNLDLILGLENRIVYTIMDVVSGNKTVMEALVKHKQLKNLSLLASSQIANKDLMSPQDMSNIVSKLSKHFHYIIIDSPAGIERGFQNAVSSAQHAIVVTTPDLTAISDADRVVGLLENQGYTDDHISLIVNRLKLRLVRRNEMLSADDIKEALALNLIGIIPDSEEILLSSNEGAPISTNQRAKLYSVFNNISDRILGKDVPLEKDLIDVDHAPQGFMEFIKKIFRRG; encoded by the coding sequence ATGGAAAATGCAAAGGTGTTTGTTATTACCTCCGGAAAAGGGGGAGTTGGTAAAACTACTATCGTAGCTAATTTAGGGGCTACCTTAGCAAAAAAAGGATACAATGTGTGCCTTATAGATGCAGATATTGGATTGAAAAATCTGGATTTGATTTTGGGTTTGGAAAACAGAATAGTTTACACTATAATGGATGTTGTAAGTGGTAACAAAACTGTTATGGAAGCACTCGTAAAACACAAGCAATTGAAAAATCTCTCTTTATTGGCTTCTTCTCAGATTGCCAATAAAGATTTAATGTCCCCCCAAGATATGAGCAATATAGTCTCTAAACTCTCTAAACATTTCCATTATATCATTATAGATTCTCCAGCTGGAATAGAAAGAGGGTTCCAAAATGCTGTTTCATCTGCACAACACGCTATCGTTGTTACTACACCAGACCTGACTGCTATAAGCGACGCAGATAGAGTCGTAGGGTTGCTTGAAAATCAAGGCTATACAGACGACCACATTTCACTAATTGTAAATCGATTAAAATTGAGACTTGTTAGAAGAAACGAAATGCTTTCTGCTGATGACATTAAAGAAGCGTTAGCACTGAATTTAATTGGAATCATACCTGATAGTGAGGAAATTTTACTTTCTTCTAACGAAGGAGCTCCAATATCAACGAACCAAAGAGCCAAACTTTATTCGGTTTTCAATAATATAAGCGATAGAATCTTAGGAAAAGATGTGCCGTTAGAAAAAGATTTGATAGATGTTGACCATGCCCCTCAAGGATTTATGGAATTCATCAAAAAAATATTCAGAAGAGGGTGA
- a CDS encoding secondary thiamine-phosphate synthase enzyme YjbQ, whose translation MTYTYSLKTHNREEMIDITSYIQESVENSKIEEGILIVYVPHTTAAVTINENADPSVRKDITDFLRNKIPKSKEYSHLEGNADSHIKSTLVGPTLSLIIENGKLLLGTWQGIYFCEFDGPRNRNFRVKIIEG comes from the coding sequence ATGACATACACTTATTCTTTAAAAACACATAATAGAGAAGAAATGATCGACATAACCAGCTATATTCAAGAGAGTGTCGAAAATTCAAAAATAGAAGAAGGCATTTTGATAGTATATGTCCCCCATACAACTGCCGCCGTAACAATCAACGAAAATGCAGATCCATCTGTAAGAAAAGACATCACAGATTTTCTAAGAAATAAAATCCCTAAAAGCAAAGAATATTCACATCTTGAAGGCAATGCTGACTCGCATATAAAATCAACGCTCGTTGGACCAACATTGTCTCTAATTATTGAAAATGGAAAGCTTTTATTGGGAACATGGCAAGGAATTTATTTCTGTGAGTTCGATGGTCCAAGAAACAGAAATTTTAGGGTAAAAATCATCGAAGGTTAA
- a CDS encoding ABC transporter substrate-binding protein, producing the protein MKKTFVFVFLVVIMTFTLFGQEVIKIGMNFELTGPVSGYGQMSRDGVMLANKLKPTVNIGGKEIKVEVVAVDNKSDKAEAANAIRRLIDHEKVVAVIGPATSSAALAAASIAEERQIPMVVNTATNPLVAQNKKYVFRTCFEDTLQGALLATFAWEELGAKNVAIMIDVAQDYVVGLANYFEKAFEQFGGTYFTEFYTTGDQDFTAQLTDALSKNPDAIFMPGYYAEIALICKQARDLGFTGPMFAGDGADAPELIQIGGEYVEGVSYTTYFHEDADLSPATKPFVEAYQKEYNRRADAFGALAYDAYMVIVNAIESAQSTDPVKIRDALAKTKNFPGVAGTITYPEGSGNPIKPAVINMVENGQFVFRTVIKPSM; encoded by the coding sequence ATGAAAAAAACCTTTGTTTTTGTGTTTTTGGTAGTTATTATGACTTTCACACTCTTTGGTCAAGAAGTCATCAAAATTGGTATGAACTTCGAACTAACAGGACCTGTTTCTGGGTATGGTCAAATGTCAAGAGACGGTGTAATGTTAGCCAACAAGTTGAAACCAACAGTTAACATCGGGGGTAAAGAAATCAAAGTAGAGGTCGTAGCTGTCGACAACAAATCAGACAAAGCAGAAGCTGCCAATGCGATAAGAAGACTAATAGATCACGAAAAAGTAGTAGCAGTTATTGGGCCTGCAACAAGTTCAGCAGCCTTAGCCGCAGCTTCAATAGCAGAAGAAAGACAAATACCCATGGTGGTTAATACCGCCACTAACCCTTTAGTCGCTCAAAACAAAAAGTATGTCTTCAGGACCTGCTTTGAGGATACCTTGCAAGGTGCTCTACTTGCAACATTTGCCTGGGAGGAGCTTGGAGCTAAAAACGTCGCCATAATGATTGATGTTGCACAAGATTACGTCGTGGGACTTGCCAATTATTTTGAAAAAGCTTTTGAACAGTTTGGAGGAACCTACTTCACTGAATTTTATACAACTGGTGACCAAGATTTCACGGCTCAACTTACCGACGCTCTTTCGAAAAATCCCGATGCTATTTTTATGCCAGGATACTATGCTGAGATAGCCTTAATCTGCAAACAAGCCAGAGATTTAGGTTTCACAGGTCCCATGTTCGCTGGGGATGGTGCGGACGCGCCTGAACTAATACAAATTGGTGGAGAATACGTAGAAGGAGTATCTTATACAACTTACTTCCACGAGGATGCAGATTTATCCCCTGCTACTAAACCTTTTGTAGAGGCCTATCAAAAAGAATACAACAGAAGAGCCGACGCATTTGGAGCTTTGGCGTACGATGCTTACATGGTAATAGTTAACGCTATTGAGTCTGCACAGTCTACAGATCCTGTAAAAATTAGAGACGCTCTAGCAAAAACTAAAAACTTTCCTGGTGTAGCTGGTACAATTACGTATCCTGAAGGTTCTGGAAACCCTATAAAACCGGCGGTAATCAACATGGTTGAAAATGGACAATTTGTTTTCCGTACCGTTATAAAACCCAGCATGTGA
- a CDS encoding ferredoxin has protein sequence MKIVIDKEACIGDAICESLCPDVFQMGDDGKAEVIDEQSDAPCVQDAIDACPTEAISIEE, from the coding sequence ATGAAGATAGTTATTGACAAAGAAGCTTGTATAGGAGACGCTATATGTGAAAGTTTATGCCCAGACGTATTCCAAATGGGAGATGACGGAAAGGCCGAAGTTATTGATGAACAAAGTGACGCACCATGTGTGCAAGATGCCATAGATGCTTGTCCAACTGAAGCCATAAGTATCGAAGAATAA